The nucleotide window ACAAAGAAGGCAAAAGGGGGACAAAGTTGAATATATAACTGAGTAGGTCAAACAATATTCATGGACCTCTTATCATTGTGCTGAACAATTGCATGGTGATAATAATTACTCcatccgtttcaatttgtttgacctacttttctttttagtcgcttaaaaataattgattctTCCCCCTTTTTAGCAACTCTTTAATTCCAATTTTCCAcatggcatgtttaaggccacatgattaaagggcattttaagaccacaagattcaaaagtcccttttgttttcttaaactccatgcctAGTCAAAATAggccaaacaaattgaaacagggGGAGTAATAAATAACTGAAGTTATATAGGCCATCCATCCTATGACAAGAAAACTTACAAGTCCTTATAAACTGGGATATCAACGTGGCTTAGTTCAAGGCAAAGAAACCTTCCTCCCCTTTTAAGCACCCTGACAAGCAAACCAAAACCATCAAGTTTAACATATTGACCACTTGATCAATGCTTGAGACAAGAAAAAAGGGTATTGTGATCGCGGCAATCAACCATATAAACTTTTGCCAAGCACTCACACGAGTACATTTAAAATCCTATGCAACAGCACTCCAAGAGATNNNNNNNNNNNNNNNNNNNNNNNNNNNNNNNNNNNNNNNNNNNNNNNNNNNNNNNNNNNNNNNNNNNNNNNNNNNNNNNNNNNNNNNNNNNNNNNNNNNNNNNNNNNNNNNNNNNNNNNNNNNNNNNNNNNNNNNNNNNNNNNNNNNNNNNNNNNNNNNNNNNNNNNNNNNNNNNNNNNNNNNNNNGGGGGATTTTCTATGCTCTGATATCTTGACTTTTATAAGGCCCCTACATTAACTGCTAAGCTAGAGGAAACAAACTGTCTCCATCTTTATATACCACCATGAACTGCCAAAGCTGGAGGAGACAAAATCTAGCAAATTGTTACCTGATTTGACTCTTTCAAACTTCGGTTCACCCCAGTTCTTGTCAAGGCACAATACAACTTTGTTATTTGTCCAATGTGGAATGATTTACGAACTTATGATGTGTTAACCACAATACATCTATGTTATTTCTCCAATGTGGAACAATTTACAAATGTAAGATGTGTTAGCCACAATATACCTATGATATTTGTCTAGTGGAAGAAACAACAATATCCAACTTAAGAATTTAATTGTCTAACATTCTACCACGCTCCCTCAAACTCAAAGGGAAAAATAACAACTAGAACTTGCTTATTTTGAAAACATTGAAAGCAAACATTACTACAAAATCTTGATGGAAAGTCACCAGAAAAGCTCTGCCACCGGAATCTCTATAAGTTATTGCCAGAATGTTGGATGGAAAGGATGCACTTGCCATTAGAGAGGTCACCGAAAAGAATGGTGCCTCTAGAATAATCACTGGAAATAAATACAGCGCCACTGGAAATTGTCAGAAAAAGGTGTCTCGAGATCAGAAAGAACGGCACAGCGGAACAATCACTGGAAAGAGGCGCTTTGACACACGAGCAATTGCCTGAAAGAGGCATGAACCGTCAAAGTGGTCGCCGCAAAGAAGCAAATGCCACCAAAGTGGGTCAAAGAGGCACAATCCGGTTGTAGCGATTGTCAGAAGAGACACGATACCACAAGAATGATCACAGGAAGTGGTGTGTTGCCACCCAATAGGTCATCGGAAAGAAAGAAAGCATACGAAACTTTGGCTGCACAAGCAGCATAAGGCCATATGCAGGAAGGTGAAACTACATAAGCCTAACAAAATGGTAGAAGCTTTCTTTTTGATAAaggtaaaattttatataagcACCATCATTAAGAATCTGCTGTAATGTACGTCAAAGTTAAAGAAGATCTTACAAGTTACGTAAAAAGCTATTAAGGTCAATCATGGCCTCAACATCGTGAGTATCACGTACATTTGCATATTGCTCCAAACAGAAACAAAGAAATACAGTTAAGAGAAGCGAAGAGGATACATTGATGAATTTAAAACATGATGACTACAAGCATGACTATTTATAGGCATTAGTTAGATGCGATACATATATTTAGGTTCATTGTTCTAGGAGAAAGGATGCTATTCTATTCATTAAAGATGCTAAGGGTGTTTGAATTAGTGTTAAAGATGTTTCGAGGTCAATATACCTGCTAATGCTAATACCATCATCTTTATGGTGGTCAGtctggaaagaaagaaatggaagATGTTTTGAAGATAGATCCAATTCCATCCACAAAGTTAAATGGAATTGTATAGTATCTctacttttttggtgtaaacaactTTGTATAGATGATATAAGATCAGATTATAGATTTGATAGGAAATCTGTAATTATCCCTTTTTGGAGGTAGCCAGCAtatccttaatgctgaagaattcaaccttaccagtttcaaaaataaataaatacatgcaTGCATATAGTGGACtctttggaaagaaaggaatcaaaggtgtttatttttttgatgaagtagaAAGGAATCAAAGGTGTTTAGAGGGCATATCCTTCCATATTGTCGACACAATTGTTAGTGGTACTATGTAAGACATTTGAAACTAGCATAGCATCTTTTACTAGCACACACTCAGATATGATCACTCAACCAATGAACTATGCTTTAACCTTAACAAGATTGACACTGACTACATGAATCATTGGTGACATTCCATTCTATACACTTATAAGAAGAGAAAGCGGAAAAAAAAGATACTCCACACAAACATTATTAGCTTATAATGATGTATAGTGAAGACTCATGAGCACTCATTTGATCTTATCAAATCAACCAAATTATGAAATTATCCCTTCCTCAATCCTTTTAATCACATCCAGGAAAAAATATTACCTATATGCTTCTGCAAGAACTTTCTCTATGTGTGTAACATTCCTGATACCAAAAGCAATTGTGTAACCATCCATTGAGTTGTCTTCAAAGCTCAAGGCTTCTGCATCTCCCTCTACCCAATTGAGAAACTTCTCCAGTCCAAAACCTGCATATtgttaaaaaaagataaaaaaagatGTCCAACAACAGAGATGCATTATTTATTCACTTCAATTTTCTCTACCAGAAATCCCAAATTGGCATCCAATTATCCACGGAATGCAAACAAGACAAAGCAAAAACTTAGAGGTGTTTACCTCTCTCTTCGGCCCTCTTCTTACCCACACCCAACATGTTTGGATTGATGTCACATACATAAATTCTAGTTTCTTCAATCAGGTCATCATCAAGAACATCTTGCATAGCTCTGCGTTtgacattttttatattttcaaggaTCCTGAAAGCAACATCCCCTGTAAAATTAGGAAGTTTTTCACTCAAGTGGAttgaagaaaatacaaaaataaataatcactaCCACGAAGAGAACATACTGAAAGTAAAACAGGCAAGAATTTTTTACACTCTGCATTCAAGACAAAAGAGGGATAAGACCATACAGAAACCAATAAAATTCTAAATCCAATCATTTTGAGCATACCAGTGTGTATTTCACGTAGCTGAATTGCTCGAATGCAAATCAATGCAGTTTAGCCAATCACAATTTCAGTTATTTTTTAATGGGTGAAGTGTAACAAACTGGAAGAGTTACAACCGAAAAGATGTGACATTACAAGTTGTGTACTGAGCTAATAAAGTCAACAATGTCAAACTATCATATATATCTAGTGGATCCATGTTGCACCAAAGCCTAAGTAAACATATACAATTGTTTTCAGTGTTAAGCATAGAGTTTTCCTTGTTCACAGAAACTCTATTGCTCCTTCCCTTCCAAATGACCCACCAATCACAAGTTCAGTCATTGATAACGAAGTTCCAAATATATCACAAgttcagtcattgatatctcTCCCTCCCCCAACCCACCCCTTCCCACCCCCAAAGAATATTAGAGACCAACTAGATGAAAAAGATAAGAGAGAAATATAAGTAGCACATAAAAGAAAGACCTCCTGATCAGTGGCAGAGCCAGAAAATTTAACAAGGggattcaaaatctgaaaagtaaacacacgaactagtggaagggggttcgacatctattatacatatctaaaaaataattttaaccatgtataaatagtaatatttttcgcTGAGGGGGGTCGGATGACCCCCCTCATTACATGCTGCCTCCGCCACTGCTCCTGAAACATTATACCATGTACTTAATTCAGGTTGAGCTAATTGGAAAAATGGACAAATAGGTCCAGGGTTCAAATTTATAATTCTGCTATTTACTTCCATAAGACAAGAAATTCTAGCTAGATTTATTAGCTGAAGAAGCAAAGCTTGGAAGAGGTTTTTATTGCATTACACTCATCCACTGGAcattaaaatagaaattttatcACTTCTAGATCCTGCTTCAGATCTGCTAAAAGCATTTTTCTGCTCTCATCTCACTTATCAACTGTGTAGCTCGGACTTCTTCAAAATGTTGCTTCCCCcatgttggatcctccaaaaatgcactacttttggaggatccaaaaTGCACCCCGTGGCATGTTTGAAGAATCTGGGCAAGCAACATTGCCAATCAATGGTGCTTTCCTTCTTTTAATCCAAGCTTTACATAATCACATAGCAGGATCAATGTTCAATGTCAAAAACATCACCTGTTCCACCAGCCACATCAAGATGCTTCATTCCTGGAAACGGATTCAACTTCGAAACCAATCTGACATAAAAATTGAGACAAGAAATGAAGATAACAAGGATATAATCAGGAAGTAGTTTCCATTTCACCTGTGATACTTTTTACTGTCTTTCAGGTAGGATCTAACCTGTCCTTCCACAAACGATGAAGTCCACAACTCATTAGATCATTCATGAGATCATAGTTTGAAGCAACACTGGTAAAGACATTCCCAACCATCttactcttttcttcttctgctACGTCCTTAAAACCTGGAATGCAAACCATGAAATTCCTAACTATACCATATAAGTTGTAACACAAATATAAATCTCGAATAAGGTAATATCGAAATGAAATTTGTTTCAATCAGCCAATGTAAAGATTGAAAAGTTTGTGTATGCAACATAACCCCATAACCTGATACCCCCTTCATCATTAGCGGGGACATAGGGAGGTGGACTACCCACCTTCCATACAGTCATCAGTCACTTTATTTTGCATCATCTCCTTGAGGGGTAGCAATAAGGAGGCTCACCTTCTTCCATAGTTCCAttcctatttattttaattttgtgttgtATTTGTGCCTTGTGTTTCGAATAGTTCAATGTTTGCATCTATTCAATAATAAtggtaaaaaagaaaacattttttgcTATCCAACTTCTTAATTCAAGAATTGTCAGTAAAAATGATTTACCATCCATATACATGTG belongs to Solanum stenotomum isolate F172 chromosome 1, ASM1918654v1, whole genome shotgun sequence and includes:
- the LOC125846017 gene encoding 2-methoxy-6-polyprenyl-1,4-benzoquinol methylase, mitochondrial; the protein is MATLVRSVARSLRRKNLSSMYCPASTLQSHATSFGFKDVAEEEKSKMVGNVFTSVASNYDLMNDLMSCGLHRLWKDRLVSKLNPFPGMKHLDVAGGTGDVAFRILENIKNVKRRAMQDVLDDDLIEETRIYVCDINPNMLGVGKKRAEERGFGLEKFLNWVEGDAEALSFEDNSMDGYTIAFGIRNVTHIEKVLAEAYRVLKRGGRFLCLELSHVDIPVYKDLYDVYSFSVIPAVGELVTGDRESYQYLVESVRRFPPQEQFAKMIAEAGFQKVEYENLVGGVVAIHSGVKF